The following are from one region of the Pseudazoarcus pumilus genome:
- a CDS encoding TolC family protein → MHPIERLRPVPLLCALIGALYLTPAVAQDATAVPSTAQARPSSLPTLFEAAWQRRPEALSLGTRMSAAEAGREAARRWFAEPPAAEVSLRSDRLNRNDGAREYEAGLAFPLWLPGERALVQRSADAQLGAVSSRARLAQLETAGMLREAWWELQRAAVDLDLAETRLDAARALHGDVTRRQRAGQLALTDANRAGGVLADAQSELAGARSKFARARLALQQLVGRDAALPDAEQLHIEPLPEEAPAIGDSHPALAALLDESAMSRSAAALASKRSRANPELTLGVTRERGEAGARFEQTLTVGIRIPFGAGAQHRSEAGMAMAEAIEHEERAQLERQRLESDLLAAREAQLAAEDRREAAERRATLAEDTLRAIAKSFRLGETSLPDRLLVELEASEARRALAHARIDEAEAISALRQALGLLPQ, encoded by the coding sequence ACCCCATCGAACGACTGCGGCCCGTGCCGCTGCTGTGCGCGCTGATCGGCGCGCTGTACCTGACCCCGGCCGTCGCGCAGGACGCGACCGCTGTCCCATCCACCGCGCAAGCCCGCCCGAGCAGTCTGCCGACCCTGTTCGAGGCCGCCTGGCAGCGTCGCCCCGAGGCGCTGTCGCTGGGCACGCGCATGAGCGCCGCCGAGGCCGGCCGCGAGGCCGCCCGGCGCTGGTTCGCCGAACCGCCCGCCGCCGAAGTGTCGCTGCGCAGCGACCGCTTAAACCGCAACGACGGTGCGCGCGAGTACGAGGCGGGGCTGGCTTTCCCACTGTGGCTGCCGGGTGAGCGCGCGCTCGTGCAGCGCAGCGCCGATGCGCAACTCGGCGCGGTGTCCAGCCGCGCACGCCTGGCCCAACTGGAAACCGCGGGGATGCTGCGCGAGGCCTGGTGGGAGTTGCAGCGTGCCGCGGTCGATCTCGATCTGGCGGAAACGCGTCTGGACGCAGCGCGGGCCTTGCACGGCGACGTGACGCGACGCCAGCGCGCAGGCCAGCTTGCGCTCACCGACGCCAATCGCGCCGGCGGCGTACTGGCCGATGCCCAGAGCGAGCTGGCCGGCGCCCGGTCCAAATTCGCGCGCGCACGTTTGGCACTGCAGCAGCTGGTGGGTCGCGACGCTGCGTTGCCCGACGCTGAGCAACTGCACATCGAGCCGCTGCCTGAGGAGGCTCCGGCCATCGGCGACAGCCATCCGGCGCTGGCCGCATTGCTCGATGAGAGTGCGATGTCGCGCAGTGCTGCGGCACTTGCCAGCAAGCGTTCGCGCGCCAATCCGGAACTGACGCTGGGAGTTACGCGCGAGCGCGGCGAGGCCGGCGCGCGTTTCGAGCAGACCCTGACGGTGGGTATCCGCATCCCCTTCGGTGCCGGTGCGCAACACCGCTCCGAGGCCGGCATGGCAATGGCTGAAGCCATCGAACACGAGGAACGCGCCCAGCTTGAGCGCCAGCGACTGGAGAGCGATCTGCTCGCCGCGCGCGAAGCACAGCTCGCCGCAGAGGACCGCCGCGAGGCAGCCGAGCGCCGCGCGACGCTGGCCGAGGACACGCTGCGCGCCATCGCCAAGTCCTTCCGCCTCGGCGAGACCTCGCTGCCCGACCGTCTGCTGGTCGAACTCGAGGCCTCCGAGGCGCGCCGCGCACTGGCGCACGCGCGCATCGACGAAGCCGAAGCCATCTCCGCGCTGCGCCAGGCACTCGGCCTGTTGCCGCAGTGA